The DNA region ATGGCCTCATGTGAATATAacttattttacctttttttcacATAACTAGTATCAGTGTAACTTCTGAAAACCTTGGTCCTTGTCTCAAGTTCTAGAAGATGCACTTCAAACCTGCCATGTCCTTATGGTGAATTTGTTCTCTCTTGCTCCCAGGTGCCTTTGACTTGCTGATCTACACGGATAAAGATTTGGCAGTGCCAGAAAAGTGGGAAGAGTCAGGACCACAGTTTATAGCCAATTCAGAAGAGGTTCGGCTGCGTTCCTTCACTACCACAATCCACAAAGTCAACACCACAGTGGCTTACAAGAAGGATTCTGTTCCCTAAGATGCAGGGGCAAGTTTTGTGTGTGTAAATATCCTCTCACCTTGTATAGTTTCTGATCATCACACAGCTAAGCTATGAGCACATCATTACTGTCCTCTTGATAAAGTATGACACAAAGACAACGTGCATGTCTGTGATAATGTGACACTAGACTAAGCTGGCATTTTTCAAGAGATTTAAAATGGCATTCATGGTCATAGTTCAAATCTTACTTTACTGTATGAGCTAAACTAATGGTGTGTTAAACCACTGCCTCTGCTATAAAAACTGCCTAAATCTAGGATTAGCTGCTAGAGTggtattatttttaaactgcatTCTGTTAGCAGTCTTAAATGCTCTGTAGCAACTAAAATAATCTCATTCCTAGTGTGCCAGTTTTCATGTTAGAACCCTGGGCTGTTTTATTACCAGAAATAACCCTAAAACAAAGCAACCAAACAGTTCTTGTACTGCCCTACAATGGAAGCAGCTGTTTATCAGGAAAACTTTAAACACATGAagccttttttttaatgaccaCTAGGCTCTAGTTCTGGGGACAGAGTTGTTCTGTGTACGTCTGTAGTGTCTGTCCAGCATTTTCTATGTTTCTATTCTTGTTTACAGAATAAAGCTTCGGGTTTTATAGTGTTCTCTAATTCAGAGTCTACAGTCCTTCATATTTCAGACGGTTTCATGAATGCTACATCCCAGTTTATAACTGTCACATAAGTAACACCCAAAGGGCATCCTCCTTGTCTTGATACTCAACTGTTTCCTTCCTGAGTCTCCAAGTGGTGTGGAGTCCATATGAAATCCATTCATAGATTAACAGTTTGCTCCCACCTAAGTCTTCAAGTAACAGTTTAAACAGTCACAGTGAACTAATGACAGTGCCTTCCATATTTGTTAAACAGCACTGGACTCTTCATGTGTTCTTACCCATTTCTGtagtggaagaaattagggatTTAAATCTATAGCATTTTCAGACTCTTCCATGGTTTTGTTCACTTCCTTCACTAAATTCATTCCAGACAGTGTGTTTAACTGGTTTTTCCACTCATTTACAGTGATGTAGGACTTTCTgttataataatataatttcagaagtttatttaaaaaatatcgATTACATATACCCTACCCCATGACTGTATTACAACCTTTTTGGGTTTTCCTATTTCCAGGAAGTAATTCTCCCCAGCAGTCCCAATctagcagaaggaaaaaaaaaggctctttAAATCAGGAGCACAAAacccttaatttttaaaaataaatacaatccAGGTACTTAACAAGTGACATTATTCACGGCTAGGGTTTGTGCTGCAGTAACAGAGCATGGTGTTTTCTTTTGCCTGTCAGCACAACTGTGACTGCAACTACCCCTTTCACCCCCAGAAGCAGTTGCACATCAAAGAGTGAAGGCTGCAGTAATGAGCATAAAAAACACTTATATTATAGAGATGCAAAATGATCCAAGCTCATTCTTGTACCAAACAGAATTTATCTTCTTCTTTAAGAAGGGCCAGCCCAAAGTCCATCTCCATCATCATCTCtgtctttcttcttttataGAGGCACCAACAGTCAAGAGAAGTTGCATACAGATCACTGCATGTAGATAATGTCCATGAAAGGTACATGTGAAAAGGAACAGGTCATAGATCCTGAAGTTTTCACAAAAACCCTGCagaataaggaagaaaatatacAAGTCATATCGCCCAGGAGCCAAGCCTTCATGGAGGTGTCCACCAGCATGTGCTGATCCTAAAGGGATCACTCTTGATTAGTGTCCCCTCCTCTGAAGTCAGTTTTGCAGAGTGACAATCAAAACCAAGTGAGCACCCCCTTCCTCTTCAATGGCAGTCTGGTTGTCCTTAGGACAGGGAATGAAGGGTAAGCCTCAGAACTAACCCAGCAGGCACTGCTCACCTGACTAGTTGAGCTGACGGATGAGCTGGTTGATTGCATCACCTCTGTAGCCAGGCTTGCCCATCTCCTTGAGGAAACCCACTCTGTTCCGTGATGCGTGGCGAGCCACTGACAAGTGGAACGGCCACAGAAAGCTGGTTACTCTTTTGAAATACTTCCCAGTTGAGTAGATTTCATGAATAAGGTCTTCCAGGCAAATGATACCACAGCCCCCTgcatgaggggaaaaaaaagaagagatgtCCAACTGTATCATCTTTCCTCACACTGCTCCAAAATTGCCAGTCCTCCAGTTTGGCAATACTTTGTCTGTCCCCACCCTTTCAGGTCAGACTGTAAACTCTCAACACCTAACTCTTTCCTCAATTTTCTCACCCTCTTCCTCACCTAAATGTTCCTCTATCAGCATGTTGTCTGTCAGAGGCACCCTCTTTTTCTTGATCTTGGCTTGGCCCCGTTTCAGGATGAGCTCTCGTACAGATTTCAGGTTAGGCTGTCTGTGCAGAAACAAAAATCAGATTCTGTAACAGAAAGACATGATGCAGAGGGAAGCCCATCCCACTTCCTTGTGCAGAGGTGGGAAAGTAACTAAGTTATGTCAAGAACAATGAGAACAGAGACAATAGCAAGTTTTTTATATAAAGATTAAGTTTTGACCATGACTGGAGAAGCAATGGATCTGTGATAGCAGCTGGAGAATCCAATGACCCCCAGGTCACAGGAAGGGTACGTACCCCCACGCCACATAAGGCTCCACGATCCGCAGCATCTTCAGCGACAGTGGGCTCAGCTTCACAAATATCCCGGTGTAATTCTTCCTCAGCCGCAGCAACTCAATCACTCTTTTCACCCTCTTAGTCACTCCCTTaatactgaggaaaaaaaaatttattagtAACCAAATTTCTCTAATACTGCAACTAAAGGCCTCAGATCACCAGCAAGGAGATATGTCTGGATTGATCCCACTGCCTTGGTGTGGAAATGACACAACAAAGGGTAGCAACAAGGGAAGGAGTAGAGGAAGGCTCTTACTCCACAATCCTCACAACAAAGGCCAGTTTGCTCTCCTGAGGTGCCGCTGCCTGGCCAGGCCTCTGTTCCATGCGCCTCAGCCGAGTGTCATCCCGGCGTTTGCGCCACGAATCCCGAACAAAGGTCTCCAGGCGCCTGAACTGGATCTGCTTCCCCTTCTGCTGCTacagaaaaaaggcaaatgaaGTGAGGTTTACATCTGAAAGGCCAAATGAAATGCAGAAGTAGTGAACAATGTCCTTTCTGCTTTGGAAgcagtaagaaaataaatttgattAAGCCCAAGGGTGACAGAACTGAGGGACAACATGAATTTATACACAATTATTATTTATGAACAGTGAACAAAGagtttttccccaggaaaaatGTAAGTTAAGGAACAGACCTGGGATACTTCTAGGCATAGCTACACACACAGCTCAGCAATGGCTGGGAAAGCCAGAAAAAACATGCGCGCAAAACAGATGTCACAGCAACACCCTAGTGTGACTCAAAATTACCCTCCTGCATTTAAAGCCAGTTTCTATAGTGGCagacatgtaaaaaaaaaatcaagcattCAAATAACTATTAAATATTGCTAATTTAAACAGAACATCTGGCTCACCTGATAAAAAGTCTTTTCATTTTTACTAGGAAATGTAAAGGTCCTTTTTAGAATTCAACAGATATTTAAATGTCTCTCTTTAGCTTAGGAATGAGTACATCCACCAACACTCATAGTGTTTTCTCATACAAAGAGGACTTGAAAATGCACAGTATTACACAATTATATTTAAGATACTCTACTGGTTAAATCAGCAGGCCACTTTAAATTAAAGAATCTAATGTTGTGTGTCTTCTGTTCTATTTCACCTTGTAAATCAACCATGAAATTCGTTTGAATTTTCAAAGCAGGCAGACCTAATCAATTTCTCATCACTAAGATCCTTTCTGAAGTGAGAATCTTAAGGATTgactatttaatattattacTTATGCTCCCACCTTGGAAATACAGCAAGCCACTGATGCTTTTACAAATGTAAACATGGTATCAAACAAAAATGGCAGGAGTTTTGCACATAATCCTACAAGATTCACTGGAAAGCTTTAAGACAGACACGTACTGTATTAGCCGGGATACAGCAGAACAAGTCTCAGATTTGGAATTAGAAAGGtttgctgtgctctgccagtCTGGAAATGGCACAGTGTGCACAGTGTGTAGGACATGTAGGACATGTGCCACCCCACACGCAGAAAAAGGCTTCATGACCTGTGCTGCTCTAACCGAGAGAAATAACTCTAAATGCAACCTCAGAAAAGAACGGCTTCCATGCAGGGTTTCAACACAAAGGTGGTTTCAGACAGGGAAatcccagggcagcagagacaactcagcagcactgcagattCCCACATGGGGCTGCAAACACCTGACCACCACTGATCCAACAGGAACAATTCAGTCTTCCATATATTTCTGTTTCGGTGTAATAAGCTGTACAATTCTGTCCTCTTTACAAGGCTCAAAGGCACACGGAGGAGATGCTGAGGGAGtcaaacccccctgggaaccccgGAGATGATCTCTGCCCATCCGCGGCGCTCGGGCACCCCCTCTCTGAGGGGCCCGACCGCTCGGATCATTTCCCAGGAGCTGCGATTCCCTTCTCCGGAGGAcgagctggggctgcaggcgCACGCTCTGCCGGGACCCGCCGTACCTTGCGTTTGTTGAGCAGCGCCTGCTTGGCCTGGGTGGCCTTGATGGCCAGGTACGCCTTCCTCTTCTTCAGCAAGTTCTCCGGCACCAGCGGGATCCGCCGCCTCGGCCTGCGGACGGGACAACCCGGTCACATCCCGACCCCATCCCGCATCCCGACCCCTCCCGGGCCGGCCCCGTGGCCGCCCCCAGCCCGCGGATGGCGGCGGATCCCGCGTGCCCTCCATTCTTCCCTCTACGCCGCACTTACTCCTCCAACTCCGCCATGTTGCCGGGCCGCTGCCGCGCACGCGCGGGGATGGGGCGGGGCCATGGCCGCTCCCCCTCAGCCGCCCCTCGCCGGCCCGGGGATCGTGGAGTGCAGGGAAGCGCCGGGCccggagggacagggacagggacagggacagggatagaTGCGCTGCTGGCCGGCCCTGCGCTCGCCCAGGGGCAGCCACGCACGGCGAGCCCGAGAGAGGAGGAGCGGTCGCGGGGACGCGCGGTGTGACAGCCGCAGGCAGGTGGTGCCAGAGCCTCACGCTCAGCTGGGTGGTGTTGGGGTTGTGCTCCTGGTGTGCCGTGCGGgatggaggagggatgggaCTTTACACTCTGAAATCATTCTCATTTCCACTGACCGCAGTGTCCTCTCACCGGTGAGGAGCTCCAGCCTTGCTGGGAGGTTCGGTGCTGCCAGGGTTTCGCTGCTCACCTCGGTAATGCTGCAAACATTTACCACACTCTAGATGAGCCCACTTCTGTTTTGACACCTAAAACGTGAAAATCTGTATTTAGCAACTGGATCCCAAATGCCAGGAAGAGCAGGCCGTCGGTGAGCAAACCCAGCTCTCATATGCATTTTTTTATATGAGACACAAAGCAACAAGCTTATGCAATAAATAATCTGAAACTTTTCCCATAACTACACAAATTTCACCCTGACTTACAAAAATAGCTGGAATCCCTGGTAGCTCACAACAGAGAAAGTGGACAATTTAAATCTACAAATGAGCGTGCTTTGAACAGGAGGGACACTGCAAACAGGCTCTCGGGTATTCCGTCATTAACGGCCAGGAAACAGTAAGTAAGTAAATATTTGAAGCGCTGTTGCTATGAAaatctcccagcacagcagcattcCGAGGCTGACTTGCTAAACTTTAACCAGTAGTTATATTGTTTTAATGAATGGGTATTCAAATGTCCCTGTTTGCAGGGATAACCAAGAAAATTGTTCCCACTTTCCTAGACAGCAACCTGCTGTACACTGGCCTTCAGCactctggactcctgcacacAAAATTTTAGGGCTCCGATTCCAAAAGCCAAGTCAGGAGATGAGGTGGGATGTCAGAGGTCCATGAAACTTCTTGACTTATTTTCTCATTCCATGGGTACAAAACtatgtaattaaaattaatttcaaatctCACAATATCTTTATTGACGCTGTGTGCAGTCTCAAAACAGCAAAAGGGCTTTAAGTTCATCACTTTCATCATTGAACTATGCCTTAGTCTGAAATCTGTCTGTAATAAATTCTTTataaaaaaagccaaagaaattaaattttgcttattttACCAATGATCTAATCTTGAGAATATTTTAATAAGGAAAGTACCTTGTGATCTTAAATGATGCCtattttcagatcttttaaggaaaaagttTATACAATTTGAAAAGATGCCCAGGAACTACTCCATGCACACACTATAACCAGTAATTAATAGAGAGAAAAGTTGGGTGATCCAAGACTTTCTTTCATGAAAATAGCAATCATACAGAGATAGACtaatatttcataaaaatattttttagaaacACTGTGGATAGATGCATGagtttattattttcaaaataagctTCTTTAAGATGGGCATTTTTGTCAGAAATCCTGCAAATTCACTGCAAAAGGAGCAATGTGGGTATAAGACTAACATAGATGGGTACTCTCAGTTAGTGGCACCTAATATGTCAAATTGAAAAGGCTAAAACATAAAACTTGTCTTTGTGTCTCCCTAGAAAAAAATGAGTGGGGCAAAATAATTCAGTCATTAGTGCCACTAATTTATCAGCATTAATGGAAAATATTCCAGTTTCAAAAGCTCAATTTTACAGTAACTGTTGTGAATAATTCCCTAGAAGAAAAGAAGACTACTAATAAAGCCCTGGCACTATTTGCAATTATTGTCCCTGGAAAT from Anomalospiza imberbis isolate Cuckoo-Finch-1a 21T00152 chromosome 4, ASM3175350v1, whole genome shotgun sequence includes:
- the RPL7L1 gene encoding ribosomal protein uL30-like isoform X2, translating into MAELEEPRRRIPLVPENLLKKRKAYLAIKATQAKQALLNKRKQQKGKQIQFRRLETFVRDSWRKRRDDTRLRRMEQRPGQAAAPQESKLAFVVRIVDIKGVTKRVKRVIELLRLRKNYTGIFVKLSPLSLKMLRIVEPYVAWGQPNLKSVRELILKRGQAKIKKKRVPLTDNMLIEEHLGGCGIICLEDLIHEIYSTGKYFKRVTSFLWPFHLSVARHASRNRVGFLKEMGKPGYRGDAINQLIRQLN
- the RPL7L1 gene encoding ribosomal protein uL30-like isoform X1, encoding MQMPYDLRPRRRIPLVPENLLKKRKAYLAIKATQAKQALLNKRKQQKGKQIQFRRLETFVRDSWRKRRDDTRLRRMEQRPGQAAAPQESKLAFVVRIVDIKGVTKRVKRVIELLRLRKNYTGIFVKLSPLSLKMLRIVEPYVAWGQPNLKSVRELILKRGQAKIKKKRVPLTDNMLIEEHLGGCGIICLEDLIHEIYSTGKYFKRVTSFLWPFHLSVARHASRNRVGFLKEMGKPGYRGDAINQLIRQLN